Proteins encoded together in one Glandiceps talaboti chromosome 11, keGlaTala1.1, whole genome shotgun sequence window:
- the LOC144442544 gene encoding mediator of RNA polymerase II transcription subunit 11-like isoform X2, with translation MAAPSSGVIERLQQLEAIEKEVANILRNAGQAIQELSKDKPNERIVEHHTKQFLSCLETVENGLTKQICYLTQVSTGHPHEGSSYSAQKDAKMALHRLEHAKTKLNELARTCSSNINNGN, from the exons ATGGCGGCACCGTCATCGGGGGTTATTGAACGGTTACAACAACTGGAGGCCATTGAGAAAGAGGTTGCAAATATTCTCAGGAATGCAG GCCAAGCAATACAGGAACTTTCCAAGGACAAGCCTAATGAGAGGATAGTAGAACATCACACCAAACAGTTCCTTAGTTGTTTGGAAACTGTAGAAAATGGCCTGACTAAACAGATTTGTTACTTGACTCAAGTTTCCACTGGACATCCACATGAAGGATCTAGCTATTCTGCACAGAAGGACGCCAAAATGGCTCTACACAGACTTGAACATGCAAAGACTAAACTCAATGAACTAGCAAGGACTTGTTCGTCGAATATTAATAACGGAAACTGA
- the LOC144442544 gene encoding mediator of RNA polymerase II transcription subunit 11-like isoform X1, whose product MAESSQTDLVEVCRSKGRLFFLSQGDPTIAELTNMAAPSSGVIERLQQLEAIEKEVANILRNAGQAIQELSKDKPNERIVEHHTKQFLSCLETVENGLTKQICYLTQVSTGHPHEGSSYSAQKDAKMALHRLEHAKTKLNELARTCSSNINNGN is encoded by the exons ATGGCAGAAAGCAGCCAAACTGACTTAGTGGAAGTTTGCAGATCAAAAGGACGTTTATTCTTCTTATCTCAAG GTGACCCAACTATTGCTGAATTAACCAATATGGCGGCACCGTCATCGGGGGTTATTGAACGGTTACAACAACTGGAGGCCATTGAGAAAGAGGTTGCAAATATTCTCAGGAATGCAG GCCAAGCAATACAGGAACTTTCCAAGGACAAGCCTAATGAGAGGATAGTAGAACATCACACCAAACAGTTCCTTAGTTGTTTGGAAACTGTAGAAAATGGCCTGACTAAACAGATTTGTTACTTGACTCAAGTTTCCACTGGACATCCACATGAAGGATCTAGCTATTCTGCACAGAAGGACGCCAAAATGGCTCTACACAGACTTGAACATGCAAAGACTAAACTCAATGAACTAGCAAGGACTTGTTCGTCGAATATTAATAACGGAAACTGA